In one window of Ruminococcus albus AD2013 DNA:
- a CDS encoding dockerin type I domain-containing protein — MILKRTAAVLMAVAMMFGTAAATGSNIINAAAAQDSNGVCSYTYIDVRKDADKNSAAKGWLDGGDAVSILGEKYDSNGTLWYKIQFELLVGYVPADSISVSGSQSADNSSDFESYLDSQAFPESYRIYLRDLHKQHPNWIFKAQHVGIDWDTAVSEETVVGRNLVHNGAPDSWKSRAKGAYDPNTDSWYQLDTGWVAASDGIIKYYLDPRNFLSENYIFMFENLSYDPSVHTRDGVEAILRGTFMDGGYTCPDTGEWFSYADTFMEAAEVSGVSPYHLASRCRNEQGVYGAPQSLGTVAGYENYFNFFDVGAYATSSMTAGQMAARYATNYNDSYMLPWTNQYRSIVGGSIFLGNGYITKDQDTLYLQKFDMTDGGNGYFAHQYMTCVFGQANEAVSLLKAYSDEVLDSAMEFKIPVYNNMPSTRCPKPDSESDNNDYLSSLSISGVTISPAFNSYTDSYTAKVSADTDSINVSAEASSSTSDVYGTGEIALKDGKNTIEISCVSPAGTTRVYKITVSKASKSKKTAVNKTTLKYDINGDGKVNITDIVVVMAHISGKKLMLSANEKNADIDGNGRVNVTDAMLVIRFVKCKI; from the coding sequence TTGATACTTAAAAGAACAGCGGCTGTGCTCATGGCAGTTGCTATGATGTTTGGAACAGCAGCAGCGACAGGAAGCAATATCATCAATGCTGCAGCAGCACAGGACAGCAACGGTGTATGTTCGTACACATATATAGACGTCAGAAAAGACGCAGATAAAAATTCAGCTGCCAAAGGCTGGCTCGACGGCGGAGATGCAGTAAGCATACTCGGAGAGAAATACGACAGCAACGGCACGCTTTGGTACAAGATACAATTTGAACTTCTTGTGGGATATGTTCCCGCAGATTCTATATCTGTAAGCGGTTCTCAGTCAGCTGATAACAGCAGCGATTTTGAAAGCTATCTGGATTCTCAGGCTTTTCCCGAGAGTTACAGGATTTATCTCAGAGATCTGCATAAGCAGCACCCTAACTGGATATTCAAGGCTCAGCACGTTGGTATCGACTGGGATACAGCAGTTAGCGAGGAGACCGTAGTCGGCAGAAACCTTGTACACAATGGTGCTCCCGATTCATGGAAATCCAGAGCAAAAGGTGCTTACGACCCTAACACTGACAGCTGGTATCAGCTGGATACAGGTTGGGTAGCGGCTTCTGACGGTATAATAAAGTATTATCTCGACCCCAGAAATTTCCTGAGTGAGAATTACATATTCATGTTTGAAAATCTTTCGTATGACCCATCGGTACATACCAGGGACGGCGTTGAGGCTATACTCCGCGGTACTTTCATGGACGGCGGATATACTTGTCCCGACACAGGTGAGTGGTTCTCATATGCAGATACCTTTATGGAGGCTGCTGAAGTATCAGGAGTTTCGCCTTACCATCTGGCTTCAAGATGCCGCAATGAACAGGGCGTTTACGGCGCACCTCAGTCGCTTGGTACAGTTGCGGGATATGAAAACTACTTCAATTTCTTCGATGTAGGTGCTTATGCTACATCTTCGATGACAGCAGGTCAGATGGCTGCAAGATATGCAACTAACTACAACGACAGCTATATGCTGCCTTGGACAAACCAGTATAGGTCCATAGTGGGCGGTTCGATATTCCTTGGCAACGGTTATATCACCAAGGATCAGGATACTCTTTATCTTCAGAAATTTGATATGACCGACGGCGGCAACGGATATTTCGCACACCAGTACATGACCTGTGTATTCGGACAAGCCAATGAAGCTGTCAGCCTTCTGAAGGCATACAGTGACGAAGTGCTTGATTCCGCAATGGAATTCAAGATACCCGTATACAACAATATGCCATCCACACGCTGCCCCAAGCCTGATTCAGAATCGGACAACAACGATTATCTCAGTTCTCTGAGTATTTCAGGTGTAACCATCAGCCCTGCTTTTAACAGCTATACTGACTCCTACACCGCTAAGGTATCAGCTGACACTGACAGCATTAATGTTTCAGCTGAAGCCAGCAGCAGCACTTCGGATGTATACGGTACCGGTGAGATCGCTCTTAAAGACGGCAAAAACACTATCGAGATCTCATGCGTTTCACCTGCAGGAACTACCCGAGTTTACAAGATCACGGTCAGCAAGGCTTCCAAATCAAAAAAGACTGCTGTTAATAAAACAACATTAAAATACGATATCAATGGCGACGGCAAAGTTAATATTACAGATATCGTAGTTGTAATGGCTCATATTTCAGGCAAAAAGCTTATGCTTTCTGCTAATGAAAAGAATGCCGATATCGACGGCAACGGCCGGGTAAATGTCACCGATGCTATGTTGGTGATCAGATTCGTTAAATGCAAGATATAA
- a CDS encoding transglutaminase domain-containing protein, with product MAHAVPDRYIISDDLAKENKMVINIKKYLSAAAALMLTMTVPSSCNKTSKSQNTDNLSSQTVESSDVAQNSEYKFETKTHQLEIDGSFYQVYNKQIKFNYLDKPYEEWLSYVSPYDEYVPMLYSDDSGYYTALDTVAFAIRYAYENGIEELEFPVEYDSALIDLGWQYAGLSFPDVPMTAGGCEYKLTENGYYRLKLSDSVLKSASHTDEVIAAAREIVESIPPECTTDADKAYYLYDWVCTNVAYDEYHVNSTGMVNNEPQSVYGAIVKKRAVCDGIASAIQLLFNMADIDCGKVDADAISADESGHVWNFAYIGDEVWDFDATWDLRNYCETEGNELTSFENPEYYKWFGTTRSTKLGMTNLNDNCIYFMPPTKKKFSADSPAAKCADILVNITDESDDIEYIYDGKSHKSVENEKLKDLISKNGNAVLKFNDPYLLEGFDHELELYRDPIYEGKENSELVYELDLENCLLELR from the coding sequence ATGGCTCATGCTGTACCCGACAGATACATTATTTCTGATGATCTTGCAAAGGAGAACAAAATGGTCATAAACATAAAAAAATATTTGTCGGCAGCAGCCGCACTTATGCTTACAATGACTGTACCTTCAAGCTGCAATAAAACTTCAAAGTCTCAAAACACTGATAATCTTTCAAGTCAGACGGTGGAAAGTTCCGATGTCGCACAAAACAGCGAGTACAAATTTGAGACAAAGACACATCAGCTTGAGATAGACGGCAGTTTTTATCAGGTATACAACAAGCAGATCAAATTCAATTATCTTGACAAACCATATGAGGAATGGCTTTCATATGTAAGCCCATATGATGAATATGTGCCTATGTTATACAGTGATGACAGCGGATATTACACTGCTCTGGATACTGTGGCTTTTGCTATACGCTACGCCTATGAGAACGGGATCGAGGAACTGGAATTCCCTGTCGAATATGATTCTGCCCTTATTGATCTGGGCTGGCAGTATGCAGGGCTCTCATTTCCCGATGTGCCAATGACGGCAGGTGGCTGTGAATACAAACTTACAGAGAATGGTTATTACCGATTGAAGCTTTCGGATTCGGTGCTGAAATCCGCTTCTCACACGGATGAAGTAATTGCCGCCGCCAGAGAAATAGTTGAAAGCATACCGCCCGAATGCACCACTGATGCGGATAAAGCTTATTATCTTTATGACTGGGTATGCACAAATGTTGCCTACGACGAATACCATGTAAACAGTACCGGTATGGTGAACAACGAACCACAGTCTGTTTACGGCGCCATAGTAAAAAAGAGAGCCGTATGTGATGGTATCGCTAGTGCAATACAGCTTCTGTTCAATATGGCGGATATAGACTGCGGCAAGGTCGATGCAGATGCGATAAGTGCAGATGAATCAGGCCATGTGTGGAATTTTGCCTACATCGGAGATGAGGTCTGGGATTTCGATGCAACATGGGATCTGAGAAACTATTGCGAAACAGAAGGCAATGAACTTACTTCTTTTGAAAATCCGGAATATTACAAATGGTTCGGAACTACACGCAGTACAAAACTTGGAATGACCAATCTTAATGATAACTGCATATACTTCATGCCGCCCACGAAAAAAAAGTTTTCTGCAGATTCTCCCGCGGCAAAGTGTGCGGATATACTGGTGAACATCACCGATGAAAGCGATGACATAGAATATATTTACGACGGAAAATCACACAAGTCGGTTGAAAACGAAAAGCTGAAAGATCTTATCAGCAAAAATGGTAATGCTGTTTTAAAATTCAATGACCCTTACCTTCTTGAAGGTTTTGACCATGAACTTGAACTCTATCGCGACCCAATCTACGAAGGAAAAGAAAACTCCGAGCTGGTTTATGAACTCGATCTTGAAAACTGTCTGCTTGAACTCAGGTAA